A window of candidate division KSB1 bacterium contains these coding sequences:
- a CDS encoding endonuclease/exonuclease/phosphatase family protein: MKLHIFLFMICLGLVAMTFASEKDIAITRAMTFNVRLNVASDGINAWPNRKDLVAGMIRFHRADIVGTQEALIGQVHDLADRLPDYAWFGVGRDDGDKAGEFCAVFYRKERFELLDHSTFWLSEHPDTPGKGWDSDYNRIVTWGQFRDKQSGQVFFFFNTHFDHIAETARRESATLLLRKIKILSHDLPVIVAGDFNADPDSKPYEILTGNPAQMSGQKLSDTKALAVYPHHGPTRTFTAFRFSALQETAPPIDHIFITGGTVINHGTLSDTFNGRLPSDHMPVLAEIVF, from the coding sequence TTGAAATTACATATTTTTCTATTCATGATTTGTTTGGGATTGGTTGCTATGACCTTTGCGAGTGAAAAGGATATAGCTATAACAAGGGCCATGACTTTTAACGTCCGGCTGAATGTGGCATCCGACGGTATCAATGCCTGGCCGAACCGAAAGGATCTGGTGGCGGGGATGATCCGCTTTCATCGTGCTGATATCGTCGGCACCCAGGAAGCGCTGATCGGACAGGTGCATGATTTGGCAGATCGTTTGCCGGACTATGCCTGGTTTGGAGTGGGCCGCGATGACGGCGATAAAGCAGGCGAGTTTTGCGCGGTATTTTACCGGAAAGAACGCTTCGAACTGCTCGATCACTCGACCTTCTGGTTGTCCGAGCATCCGGACACACCGGGCAAAGGCTGGGATTCCGATTACAATCGCATCGTGACCTGGGGACAATTCAGAGATAAACAGTCCGGGCAAGTATTTTTCTTTTTCAATACCCATTTTGATCATATTGCGGAAACGGCGCGCCGGGAAAGCGCCACATTGCTGCTGCGGAAAATCAAAATCCTGAGCCATGATTTACCCGTGATCGTGGCGGGTGATTTCAATGCCGATCCGGATTCCAAACCCTATGAAATCCTGACCGGCAATCCGGCTCAAATGTCGGGGCAAAAATTAAGCGATACCAAGGCGCTGGCGGTTTATCCACATCACGGCCCGACCCGCACATTTACCGCATTCCGGTTTTCAGCGTTACAAGAAACAGCCCCGCCCATCGATCATATCTTCATCACCGGCGGTACGGTTATCAATCACGGGACGCTTTCGGATACCTTTAACGGTCGTTTGCCCTCCGACCACATGCCGGTGCTGGCGGAGATTGTGTTTTAA
- a CDS encoding GNAT family N-acetyltransferase — protein MKTRIVNVTAENLAEYPQVICFINPKHEFYHKKIEWLDQQFKNGLRIKLLFIEEEKKPVGFIEYVPGEYCWRSVQANGYMFIHCLWTNGKKYQHQGLGAELIAEVERDAKDMHGVAVLTSDKAFMANREIFVKRGYELLEESGKEQLLVKTFDKGPLPHINDWESVLNSYQGLNIIYSKQCPWVARFMEEVKPVLANEHLEPHIIEIKTAKQAQKAPSLYATFNLVYNGKLLADRYISVTRFKNILKKEIKAS, from the coding sequence TCAACGTCACCGCTGAAAATCTGGCCGAGTATCCGCAGGTGATCTGTTTTATCAATCCCAAGCACGAGTTTTACCACAAAAAGATCGAATGGCTGGACCAACAGTTTAAAAACGGTTTGCGCATCAAATTGCTGTTCATCGAGGAGGAAAAGAAACCGGTCGGATTTATCGAATACGTCCCCGGCGAATATTGCTGGCGCTCGGTTCAGGCAAACGGCTATATGTTCATCCATTGTCTGTGGACCAACGGCAAAAAGTATCAGCATCAGGGTCTGGGCGCTGAACTGATCGCCGAAGTGGAGCGGGATGCCAAAGATATGCACGGTGTTGCTGTATTAACCAGTGACAAAGCCTTTATGGCCAACCGGGAGATATTTGTCAAGCGCGGTTATGAACTGCTTGAAGAATCCGGAAAGGAACAGCTGCTGGTCAAGACATTCGACAAGGGACCGCTGCCGCACATCAACGACTGGGAGTCGGTGTTGAACTCTTATCAGGGATTGAATATCATTTATTCGAAACAATGTCCCTGGGTTGCGCGGTTTATGGAAGAAGTCAAGCCGGTTCTGGCCAATGAACATCTGGAGCCCCATATTATTGAAATCAAAACAGCAAAGCAAGCCCAAAAAGCGCCTTCGCTGTATGCGACATTCAATCTTGTCTATAACGGCAAATTACTGGCGGATCGTTATATTTCGGTAACGCGGTTCAAGAATATTTTAAAAAAAGAAATAAAAGCGAGCTAA